In one Cercospora beticola chromosome 1, complete sequence genomic region, the following are encoded:
- a CDS encoding uncharacterized protein (BUSCO:EOG092611HB) translates to MKAAPLLVSWHDDNSPIYSAHFEAQGKGRLATAGGDCNVRIWSVESNGEERKVTYLSTLKKHTQAVNVVRWCPRGELLASAGDDGNVLLWTPADNPAYASAFGDDAQEDVEHWRVKTMCRSNTGSEIYDLAWSPDGLFFITGSMDNVARIYNASTGQTVRQIAEHNHYVQGVAWDPLNEYVATQSSDRSIHIYTLKTKDGQFSLSQHNKVTKMDLPGGRRISSSSPAPPDFGGHRASFVQDLVAEAIGSPKPSAPGTPQSLALPMNPPPTSHSRRSSFGSQSVRRSVSPSPSMPLPAVMPSASPSLSGGLSMGLGVRNTNIYANETFTSFFRRLTFTPDGSLLLTPAGQFKTTHAASDGSKNTDEIINTVYIYTRAGLNKPPVAYLPGHKKPSIAVKCSPVLYQIRASNVETKEITIDTRTEDDLPPLPEPVMPTKAPTSHSAMEPPPLTSAPSPAPSAGTTAASPRPRADSESTPSTPLPPPGPVPAFGLPYRVVYAVATQDAVHLYDTQQQKPLCVVSNLHYATFTDLSWSSDGQTLLMTSTDGFCSALTFAPGELGTIYQPPTNSASTRPSPAPISVAKANSTASTPQPTPTGVSATATVQPAASSNGTAVPSSKAPRASPSPFTTITGHVGGRPASPARSMSQSSIATDASFARVPDQNAPPVMNNPTPSLTPLPSIAAAGSGTSSMPLFTPPQTPGQSAAAMAAVPQVPAPVSGVKRESNAGVAPEGDEQGREKRRRIAPTQVSDDVPAVAPPPPPAPKDSTSQ, encoded by the exons ATGAAAGCCGCTCCGCTACTCGTGTCCTGGCACGACGACAACAGCCCCATCTACTCTGCACATTTTGAAGCTCAGGGCAAAGGCAGGCTGGCAACTGCAGGTGGGGATTGCAACGTACGG ATCTGGAGTGTCGAGAGCAATGGGGAGGAACGAAAAGTGACCTACTTGTCCACCCTCAAGAAGCACACGCAAGCCGTCAATGTAGTGCGATGGTGTCCTCGCG GTGAACTGCTTGCCTCCGCCGGTGACGATGGCAACGTCCTTCTCTGGACCCCGGCCGATAATCCAGCATATGCTTCGGCATTCGGCGATGATGCGCAAGAGGATGTTGAACATTGGCGGGTCAAGACGATGTGCAGGTCAAATACTGGCTCAGAGATATACGACTTGGCCTGGTCGCCAGACGGATTGTTTTTCATCACGGGAAGCATGGACAATGTGGCACGGATATACAATGCCTCAACAG GACAAACGGTTCGCCAGATCGCGGAGCACAATCACTATGTGCAAGGCGTCGCATGGGATCCGCTGAACGAATATGTCGCGACGCAATCTTCCGACAGATCGATTCACATCTACACATTGAAGACGAAAGACGGCCAATTCTCGCTCAGCCAGCACAACAAGGTCACCAAAATGGATCTGCCAGGAGGACGACgcatctcttccagcagtcCTGCACCTCCTGACTTTGGTGGTCACCGGGCGTCTTTCGTGCAAGACTTGGTGGCAGAAGCCATTGGCTCACCAAAACCCTCCGCACCAGGCACGCCACAATCGTTGGCACTTCCGATGAACCCACCACCAACATCTCACAGTCGACGCTCTTCCTTTGGATCCCAATCTGTGCGCAGATCAGTCTCACCTAGCCCATCTATGCCGCTCCCTGCCGTGATGCCTTCGGCTTCGCCGAGCTTATCGGGCGGTCTTAGCATGGGTTTAGGCGTTCGAAACACCAACATCTACGCGAATGAGACCTTCACCTCATTCTTTCGCCGCCTGACATTCACTCCAGACGGAAGTCTGCTGCTGACGCCCGCCGGTCAATTCAAGACGACTCACGCTGCTTCTGATGGCAGCAAGAATACAGATGAGATTATCAATACCGTGTACATCTACACCAGAGCTGGATTGAATAAGCCTCCAGTGGCCTATCTTCCAGGGCACAAGAAGCCGTCTATCGCGGTCAAGTGTTCGCCTGTCCTTTACCAAATTCGGGCCTCAAACGTGGAAACAAAAGAAATCACCATCGATACACGCACCGAAGATGACTTGCCACCCCTGCCAGAGCCGGTCATGCCAACAAAAGCTCCGACTTCGCACTCGGCAATGGAACCACCTCCTCTGACCAGTGCACCCTCACCAGCCCCTAGTGCGGGAACCACGGCAGCATCACCTCGACCACGCGCCGATTCTGAGTCCACTCCATCAACACCCCTGCCGCCTCCAGGGCCTGTGCCTGCCTTTGGTCTTCCatatcgagtagtatacgctgTTGCTACTCAAGATGCCGTTCACTTGTACGACACGCAACAGCAGAAGCCTTTGTGCGTAGTAAGCAATCTGCATTACGCGACCTTTACAGATCTGAGCTG GTCGAGTGACGGGCAGACACTGTTGATGACCTCAACAGACGGCTTCTGCTCAGCCCTAACCTTTGCTCCGGGTGAGCTCGGCACCATCTATCAACCTCCTACAAACTCTGCCAGCACCAGGCCGTCACCTGCACCAATATCTGTAGCCAAGGCAAACTCTACGGCCTCGACTCCACAACCTACTCCCACTGGTGTGAGTGCTACTGCTACAGTACAGCCGGCCGCGAGCAGCAATGGAACCGCGGTGCCATCATCAAAAGCCCCTCGTGCCTCGCCGTCACCATTCACTACGATCACCGGTCATGTTGGCGGACGCCCTGCGAGCCCTGCACGAAGCATGTCACAATCGAGCATAGCAACCGATGCCAGCTTTGCACGAGTACCAGATCAGAACGCACCACCTGTCATGAACAATCCAACGCCTTCGTTGACTCCGTTGCCATCGATAGCAGCAGCCGGCTCCGGGACCTCAAGCATGCCTCTGTTCACACCTCCGCAAACGCCAGGGCAATCCGCTGCCGCTATGGCTGCAGTGCCACAGGTGCCCGCTCCAGTCTCTGGTGTAAAGAGGGAAAGTAATGCCGGCGTGGCACCTGAAGGGGATGAGCAAGGTCGTGAGAAGAGGCGACGGATTGCCCCAACGCAGGTCAGTGATGACGTTCCGGCTGTggctccaccacctcccccGGCGCCGAAGGACAGCACGAGTCAATGA
- a CDS encoding uncharacterized protein (CAZy:GH1), translating to MAISLLTIASLATVALAIPAQHGNTSRCSTTTIGLPTTSHLKTCSATRTASYSSFTYTALTTTRYATAVPSPLVLTTTYAPPFSQVSSLLPTGQTYTSYSLDRNATGLQDGQYGQGAYARLWSTLSYNSTVPFTTTVTPTPVASSELVFPPTLYTPCPQQADACLDCYKFPKDFLWGVAGSAWQIEGAAFEEGRGPSTLDQIGALGGPEDTVNAVVSDMNYYLYKQDIARLAAIGVPNYSFSISWTRVVPFGIAGSPINTAALEHYADLINTCIEYGVRPIVTLSHADPPLLHSYNTTEFAESFLYYAKEVMTRYSDRVSHWVTLNEPNIAYPGQTTFSAVPNILHAHASVYHWYKEELKGTGLVTIKFANNLAVPLDNENNDDIRAALRYQDFILGILGNPIFLGQQLPEEVLNTSGLNLTALTADELSYFNGTADFWSFDPYTAGFATAPPGGIDACAKNPSDPLWPNCVVNTNVQTDGWLNGQGSYAYAYIAPQYVRQQLGYIWNTFKPSGILIAEFGFNPFMESSKTVVAQLYDLERTLYYYAFLRETLKSIYEDNVNVVGALAWSFLDNNEFGSYDQQYGLQHVNRTNREFTRSFKRSIFDYVDFFHQYVEQ from the exons ATGGCTATCTCACTACTGACCATTGCTTCACTGGCAACAGTGGCTTTAGCCATCCCAGCCCAGCATGGCAATACCTCTCGATGCTCAACAACGACCATTGGCTTACCAACAACATCGCACCTGAAGACCTGCTCGGCAACTCGAACGGCCTCGTACAGCAGCTTCACATATACAGCGCTTACCACCACACGTTATGCAACGGCTGTTCCCTCTCCGCTGGTGTTGACCACAACCTACGCACCACCTTTCAGTCAAGTTTCCTCCCTACTTCCAACCGGCCAGACCTACACAAGCTATTCCCTTGATAGAAACGCCACTGGTCTCCAGGATGGGCAGTACGGCCAGGGTGCTTACGCTAGATTGTGGTCGACACTGAGCTACAATTCGACTGTACCATTCACGACCACCGTGACTCCAACACCCGTTGCTAGCAGCGAGCTTGTATTCCCACCAACATTGTACACTCCTTGCCCGCAGCAGGCAGATGCTTGCCTAGATTGCTACAAATTTCCGAAGGACTTCTTATGGGGCGTTGCTGGAAGCGCGTGGCAGATCGAAGGCGCTGCATTCGAGGAAGGTCGTGGGCCTAGTACCCTGGATCAAATTGGTGCTCTTGGTGGCCCTGAGGATACAGTAAACGCAGTGGTTTCTGACATGAATTACTACCTCTACAAGCAGGACATCGCCCGTCTCGCAGCGATTGGTGTGCCGAATTATTCGTTTAGTATCTCTTGGACCCGCGTCGTGCCGTTCGGCATTGCTGGTAGCCCGATCAATACTGCAGCGCTGGAGCATTACGCTGATTTGATCAATACCTGCATTGAGTACGGAGTACGACCAATTGTAACGCTCTCGCATGCCGATCCACCACTTCTTCATTCTT ACAACACCACAGAGTTCGCAGAATCGTTCTTGTACTATGCCAAAGAAGTCATGACCCGCTATAGT GATCGTGTTTCTCATTGGGTCACGTTGAACGAACCAAATATCGCATATCCCGGTCAAACGACCTTCTCGGCTGTTCCAAACATCTTGCATGCGCACGCATCAGTCTATCACTGGTACAAGGAAGAGCTAAAGGGCACAGGTCTTGTCACTATCAAGTTTGCCAACAATCTGGCAGTTCCACTCGACAATGAAAACAACGATGACATTCGTGCAGCATTAAGATACCAAGATTTCATTCTCGGGATCCTTGGTAATCCCATCTTTCTCGGCCAGCAATTACCGGAAGAGGTGCTGAACACGTCGGGTCTCAACCTGACAGCATTGACAGCAGACGAACTCTCGTATTTTAATGGTACAGCTGACTTCTGGTCATTCGATCCCTATACTGCTGGCTTTGCGACTGCGCCTCCAGGAGGCATCGACGCTTGCGCAAAGAATCCAAGTGACCCACTTTGGCCGAACTGCGTCGTCAATACTAATGTTCAGACTGATGGCTGGCTGAATGGCCAAGGCAGCTATGC CTATGCATACATCGCGCCTCAGTATGTCCGTCAGCAACTGGGCTACATTTGGAATACATTCAAGCCTTCAGGAATTCTCATCGCCGAATTTGGGTTCAACCCGTTCATGGAAAGTTCGAAGACTGTTGTCGCACAGCTTTATGATCTTGAAAGAACGCTTTACTACTACGCTTTCTTGCGCGAGACGCTCAAATCCATCTACGAGGATAATGTCAATGTCGTTGGGGCACTGGCTTGGTCTTTCTTGGACAACAACGAGTTTGGAAGCTATGACCAGCAGTATGGGTTGCAGCACGTCAACCGTACGAACAGGGAGTTCACAAGGAGCTTCAAGCGGAGCATTTTCGATTACGTGGATTTCTTCCATCAGTATGTGGAGCAATGA
- a CDS encoding uncharacterized protein (MEROPS:MER0026469) produces the protein MSERDLSSLKIDQERLMNDIHSTSEWGKGERWGEGPTEIGMARLSLSDTDKQARDWFAETTKALGCKVHYDAMGNQFAVRPGLKEGHPTFAGSHLDTQPSGGRYDGILGVTAAVEMLKTLNDNWVETNYPVGVVNWTNEEGARFPMSMVSSGVWAESVPLETAHNLKSVIPANDTATMKSELERIGYLGSTPASYKSTPMAAHFELHIEQGPILEAENRRVGVVKGVQAYKWFTLTVKGRDAHTGATSFAHRADSLLTASKMILASHRIAHRHNALASTGILTLRPGSTNTVPGHVQFSLDIRSPRDEVVEAVEAECKSAFSAIASGQDVEGVNAECAPSDRQCTVSWRTDFVSPATYFHEDCIKCVQDAGSALCGESEVKGLDIGAWGKFMTSGAGHDSVYASKRCPTTMVFVPCRDGVSHNPAEYSSPEACADGANVLMGAVLRYDLLRGERGQ, from the exons ATGTCTGAACGCGACCTGTCAAGCCTCAAAATTGACCAGGAACGACTGATGAACGATATTCATTCCACGAGCGAGTGGGGTAAGGGAGAGCGATGGGGCGA AGGCCCAACAGAAATCGGCATGGCCAGATTATCGCTCTCTGATACCGATAAACAAGCTCGGGACTGGTTCGCAGAAACCACGAAAGCTCTCGGTTGCAAGGTCCATTATGATGCGATGGGTAACCAGTTTGCCGTCCGGCCTGGCCTAAAGGAAGGCCACCCGACCTTTGCTGGAAGCCATCTCGACACACAGCCTAGTGGAGGTCGCTATGATGGGATCCTCGGCGTGACAGCTGCAGTAGAAATGCTCAAGACCCTCAACGACAACTGGGTCGAGACAAATTATCCCGTAGGCGTAGTGAACTGGACCAATGAAGAAGGTGCAAGATTTCCAATGTCCATGGTCTCATCCGGCGTTTGGGCTGAGTCTGTCCCACTGGAGACAGCACACAATCTCAAGTCTGTGATACCCGCCAATGATACTGCCACAATGAAGAGCGAACTTGAACGGATCGGCTACCTGGGCAGTACACCCGCCAGCTACAAGTCCACACCCATGGCTGCTCATTTTGAACTCCACATTGAGCAAGGCCCCATCCTCGAAGCCGAAAACCGCCGCGTAGGAGTCGTCAAAGGCGTCCAAGCATACAAGTGGTTCACCCTCACCGTTAAAGGCCGCGACGCCCACACCGGCGCAACAAGTTTCGCACATCGCGCAGACTCCCTCTTGACAGCATCGAAAATGATTCTTGCAAGTCATAGAATCGCCCACCGCCACAACGCCCTCGCTTCTACAGGAATCTTGACCCTCAGACCAGGCTCCACGAACACAGTCCCAGGCCACGTCCAATTCTCCCTGGACATCCGCTCCCCTCGAGACGAAGTCGTCGAAGCCGTGGAAGCAGAATGCAAATCCGCCTTTTCGGCAATCGCCTCAGGCCAAGACGTCGAAGGTGTGAACGCCGAATGTGCTCCCTCAGACCGCCAATGCACAGTCTCCTGGCGCACAGACTTCGTGTCTCCCGCGACATACTTCCACGAGGACTGCATCAAATGCGTACAAGACGCAGGCAGTGCCCTTTGCGGCGAGAGCGAGGTCAAAGGATTAGACATTGGGGCTTGGGGAAAATTTATGACATCTGGAGCTGGTCATGATTCGGTTTATGCAAGTAAGAGGTGTCCTACGACGATGGTCTTTGTGCCTTGTAGAGATGGCGTCAGTCATAACCCAGCGGAATACTCGAGTCCGGAGGCTTGCGCGGATGGGGCGAATGTTTTGATGGGTGCGGTATTGAGGTATGATCTTTTGAGGGGTGAGAGAGGACAGTAG
- a CDS encoding uncharacterized protein (BUSCO:EOG09261YV6), with amino-acid sequence MAVRLQGALDSEIHTVVQKFLSDGIPPTTGDLYNALQRSNSSLKRRPKKTLHASIERVLDFIGIDQGEEVDSDAIIEDAIPESDGQADLMNRSLRQNLAPARPPSPPQTTGDESLSKRRKANGEALPKRQKRGNDDSKPQTNIEPPSDVSLEDIGGMKEVIDQLNRTLMAPMCFYEEFREAHIPLPKGILLHGPPGCGKTMLVRAVAAEMGVPFVEILGPSIVSGMSGESEKGIRDRFEEAKKNAPCLIFIDEIDAITPKRDSSQSQMEKRIVAQLLVSIDELNREGEKPVVVLAATNRPDSIDPALRRGGRFGTEINIGVPNEEVRQRILETQTRKMPTSNIDFQQLAKLTAGFVGADLHDLVGKAGAHQMERLMGALQQQAAELQLPHTPSNRSEIVEFRRLVARSQARTLPRPPGFETITLTMTDFLSVLPGITPSSKREGFTTVPTVSWKDIGALQAVRKELIRNIVHPIAKPHLYTALNISPSSGVLLWGPPGCGKTLLAKAAAAESHANFISIKGPELLNKFVGESEAAVRRVFSRARSSLPCVIFFDELDALVPKRDTDSGSEASARVVNTLLTELDGLDTRMGIYIIAATNRPDMIDDAMLRPGRLGTQLFVDLPGPEERGDILRALLKDKPLSPTFFTASVTDSSTPGTSEALSRNGDTDMTTSLDFTALAHSCEDFSGADLGALVQAAAQNVIEREGTQLELRDFFAVRGKMRGSVRDAERYRKLAKKFGQR; translated from the exons ATGGCCGTACGCTTACAGGGCGCTCTGGATAGCGAGATACACACTGTG GTTCAAAAGTTCTTATCAGACGGCATACCACCAACAACTGGTGACCTCTATAACGCGCTACAGAGATCAAATTCCTCACTCAAGCGACGACCAAAAAAGACTCTCCACGCCAGTATCGAGCGCGTTCTCGATTTTATTGGCATCGACCAAGGCGAGGAAGTTGACTCAGACGCGATTATTGAAGACGCAATTCCGGAGAGCGACGGCCAAGCAGATCTCATGAACCGCAGTCTCCGACAGAACTTGGCACCAGCGCGCCCACCAAGCCCACCACAGACAACGGGAGATGAATCGCTGAGCAAGAGACGCAAAGCCAATGGCGAAGCTCTGCCGAAGCGCCAAAAACGCGGCAATGACGACTCGAAGCCACAGACGAATATTGAGCCGCCGTCCGACGTGAGTTTAGAGGATATCGGCGGCATGAAAGAGGTCATCGACCAGCTGAACAGGACATTGATGGCACCGATGTGCTTTTATGAAGAGTTCCGCGAAGCTCACATTCCATTGCCCAAAGGCATTCTCCTTCATGGCCCCCCGGGATGCGGTAAAACAATGCTTGTGCGGGCGGTCGCTGCTGAGATGGGAGTCCCCTTTGTCGAGATATTGGGCCCTTCGATCGTGTCTGGCATGAGCGGCGAATCAGAGAAGGGGATTCGAGATCGCTTCgaagaggccaagaagaaTGCACCCTGCCTGATCTTCATCGACGAAATTGATGCCATCACACCGAAGCGAGATTCCAGTCAGAGCCAGATGGAGAAGCGAATAGTGGCACAATTACTCGTGAGTATCGACGAGCTGAATCGCGAGGGAGAGAAACCTGTTGTAGTACTGGCTGCTACGAATCGCCCGGACAGCATTGACCCAGCGCTACGAAGAGGTGGACGATTTGGAACAGAGATCAATATCG GAGTTCCAAATGAAGAAGTTCGCCAGCGCATTCTCGAGACACAAACACGCAAGATGCCAACCTCCAATATCGATTTCCAGCAATTGGCCAAACTCACGGCAGGCTTTGTTGGCGCCGATTTACACGATTTGGTCGGAAAGGCTGGGGCTCACCAGATGGAGCGCCTGATGGGCGCTTTGCAACAACAAGCCGCGGAATTACAGTTGCCGCACACTCCTTCTAACCGCTCCGAAATCGTCGAATTCCGCCGCCTCGTTGCCCGGTCTCAGGCTCGAACGCTTCCCCGGCCACCGGGCTTCGAGACTATCACTCTCACAATGACCGACTTCCTCTCCGTTCTCCCAGGTATCACGCCCTCATCCAAGCGCGAAGGCTTCACTACAGTCCCTACCGTCTCCTGGAAAGACATCGGCGCCCTACAGGCCGTCCGCAAGGAGCTCATCCGCAACATTGTCCACCCCATTGCCAAGCCTCACCTCTACACAGCCCTCAACATCTCCCCCTCCTCGGGAGTACTCCTCTGGGGCCCGCCCGGCTGCGGCAAAACCCTGCTCGCCAAagccgctgccgccgaatCCCACGCCAATTTCATCTCCATCAAAGGCCCCGAACTCCTCAACAAATTCGTCGGAGAATCCGAAGCCGCCGTCCGACGAGTCTTCTCCCGCGCCCGCTCCTCCCTCCCCtgcgtcatcttcttcgacgaaCTCGACGCTCTCGTTCCAAAACGCGACACAGACTCCGGCAGCGAGGCTTCCGCTCGCGTGGTCAACACTCTGCTCACCGAGCTGGACGGTCTCGACACCAGAATGGGAATCTACATCATCGCAGCCACGAACCGTCCAGACATGATCGACGACGCAATGCTTCGCCCCGGCCGCCTCGGCACCCAACTTTTCGTTGACTTACCCGGTCCCGAAGAGCGAGGAGACATCCTTCGCGCGTTGTTAAAGGACAAACCGCTTTCTCCGACGTTCTTCACCGCGTCAGTTACCGACTCATCCACCCCTGGCACCTCAGAAGCACTTTCACGCAACGGAGACACGGATATGACCACCTCCCTAGATTTCACCGCCCTAGCCCACAGCTGCGAGGACTTTAGCGGCGCGGACTTAGGGGCTTTAGTCCAAGCCGCTGCACAAAACGTCATCGAAAGGGAAGGAACGCAATTGGAACTGAGGGATTTCTTCGCAGTGAGAGGCAAAATGAGGGGAAGTGTGAGGGATGCGGAGCGTTATAGGAAATTGGCGAAGAAGTTTGGGCAGAGGTAG
- a CDS encoding uncharacterized protein (BUSCO:EOG09264IIZ), with amino-acid sequence MGNSSSKNKISDQDRAILDLKIQRDKLQQYQKRITTVTNRETEIAKECLRNGNKQKALLALRRKKYQESLLSKTDQQLAQLQALTSDVEFALVQKDVLFGLQQGTAVLKEINKEIGGLDKVDMILSESEEARAYQEEVSEMLAGKMSNEDEDAVEDELEAMEREQRQAQGVPSMPDAPKVTAGELPDAPVESPEERAKARRLARAAREKSEAIPA; translated from the exons ATGGGCAATTCGAGCAGCAAGAACAAAATCTCTGATCAGGACAG AGCCATCCTCGACCTGAAGATCCAACGCGACAAACTTCAACAATACCAGAAACGAATCACAACGGTCACGAATCGCGAGACGGAGATTGCGAAGGAATGCCTTCGGAATGGGAATAAGCAGAAAGCATTGCTTGCtttgaggaggaagaagtatcAAGAGTCGTTGTTGTCGAAGACGGATCAACAATTGGCACAACTGCAGGCTCTGACGAGTGATGTGGAATTTGCGCTCGTGCAGAAGGATGTGCTGTTCGGGCTGCAGCAGGGCACGGCGGTACTGAAAGAGATCAACAAGGAGATTGGTGGGCTGGACAAGGTGGACATGATACTGAGTGAGAGTGAGGAAGCAAGAGCATATCAAGAG GAAGTCAGTGAGATGCTCGCGGGCAAGATGTCcaacgaagatgaggatgctGTGGAGGATGAATTGGAGGCTATGGAAAGAGAGCAAAGGCAAGCGCAAGGAGTTCCTAGCATGCCAGATGCGCCAAAGGTCACTGCTGGAGAGCTTCCCGATGCTCCAGTTGAATCGCCCGAGGAGCGGGCAAAGGCGAGGAGGTtggcgagagcagcaagGGAGAAGAGTGAGGCTATACCAGCATGA
- a CDS encoding uncharacterized protein (CAZy:AA3), protein MRSTTALAGWLLLLSAQSIAASPLADSEAQNEHEKRQLTTFDYVIVGGGTAGLVMANRLSEDPAVSVAVIEAGSYYQVSNPLLSSTPAGDTFFVGADPSKAQPLVDWKIVTQPQAGANGRRVLYARGKCLGGSSARNFMIYQRPTVGSLQQWADAVDDDSYTFSNWLPFFQKSVRFSPPGPTRASNATTGFDASAFSANGGPLDVSYANYAGPFSSWIQGSLNEIGVPTNDEGFNSGNLFGAQYCSSTINPSDQKRESSQTSFLDAAARRPNLRVFTLTKAKKILFENKRATGVRVTSGGFIPYTIRARKEVILSAGAFQSPQLLMVSGIGPASTLRRFNIPVIQDLAGVGQNMWDHIFFGPSYRVKVETLTRVVNDPFFLAAKFAEYESQKTGVLTNPVCDFLGWEKTPAALKNGFSATARAELSRFSADWPEIEYLSAPGYVGEFSDLPSTQPKDGFQYASILTALVAPLSRGTVTISSSNTDDLPVIDPAWLTSRTDQEVALAAYKRNRAAFASNFMKPVLADPVEYFPGPRVQSDADILATIRSTLLTVWHAACTCKMGVASDPMAVVDNRARVFGVTGLRVVDASAAPLLPPGHPQSWIYALAEKISSHILNED, encoded by the exons ATGCGGTCTACAACTGCTTTGGCCGGATGGCTGCTCCTTCTGTCGGCTCAAAGCATAGCAGCTTCTCCACTGGCAGATTCAGAAGCCCAGAATGAGCACGAGAAGAGGCAACTCACAACTTTTGACTATGTCATCGTGGGCGGCGGAACAGCAG GTCTTGTCATGGCAAACAGATTGTCAGAAGATCCGGCCGTATCTGTCGCAGTAATCGAGGCTGGCTCTTACTACCAAGTCTCCAACCCATTGTTGAGCAGCACACCTGCAGGCGACACCTTCTTCGTTGGCGCAGATCCCAGCAAGGCACAGCCGCTGGTCGATTGGAAGATCGTAACACAACCACAAGCAGGAGCGAACGGTCGGCGAGTGCTCTATGCTCGTGGCAAATGCTTGGGAGGAAGCTCTGCGCGGAACTTTATGATCTATCAGAGACCAACTGTGGGTTCTCTGCAACAGTGGGCAGATGCCGTTGATGATGATAGCTATACCTTTTCGAAC TGGCTACCATTCTTCCAGAAGAGCGTGAGATTCTCCCCTCCTGGCCCAACTCGTGCTTCAAATGCCACCACTGGCTTCGACGCCTCAGCCTTCAGCGCAAATGGCGGGCCTCTGGATGTCTCGTACGCGAACTATGCCGGGCCCTTCTCCAGCTGGATACAAGGTTCTCTCAACGAGATCGGGGTGCCGACCAACGATGAAGGCTTCAATTCGGGAAACCTGTTCGGCGCCCAATattgcagcagcaccatcaaTCCCTCCGACCAGAAGCGAGAATCCTCTCAAACTTCCTTCCTTGACGCGGCTGCTAGGAGACCTAACCTTCGCGTCTTCACGCTGACCAAGGCCAAGAAGATTCTGTTCGAGAACAAGCGCGCGACCGGAGTGAGGGTCACATCAGGTGGATTCATACCGTACACAATCAGAGCCCGCAAAGAGGTCATCTTGAGCGCTGGAGCCTTCCAGTCACCTCAACTCTTGATGGTGTCGGGCATCGGTCCTGCCAGTACTCTCCGCAGATTCAACATCCCAGTCATCCAGGACCTCGCTGGAGTCGGACAGAATATGTGGGaccacatcttcttcggGCCATCATATAGAGTCAAGGTAGAAACTCTGACGCGAGTTGT CAATGAccccttcttcctcgctgcCAAATTTGCCGAGTACGAGAGCCAGAAGACCGGTGTGTTGACAAATCCAGTTTGCGACTTCCTAGGCTGGGAGAAGACACCAGCGGCACTCAAGAATGGCTTCAGTGCCACCGCAAGAGCAGAACTTTCTCGATTTTCCGCGGATTGGCCAGAGATCGAATACCTGTCCGCGCCTGG CTACGTCGGCGAGTTCTCGGATCTGCCAAGTACTCAACCCAAGGACGGATTCCAATATGCCTCAATTCTTACTGCTCTTGTCGCGCCCCTCTCCCGCGGCACGGTAACAATCTCTTCGTCCAACACAGATGATCTGCCGGTCATCGATCCCGCTTGGCTCACCTCGCGAACCGATCAGGAAGTCGCTCTTGCAGCCTACAAACGCAACCGAGCTGCTTTCGCCTCAAATTTCATGAAGCCGGTCCTTGCTGATCCGGTTGAGTACTTTCCGGGTCCGAGAGTACAGTCTGATGCAGA CATCCTGGCTACAATTCGCTCAACGCTCTTGACAGTCTGGCATGCTGCGTGTACTTGCAAAATGGGCGTGGCTTCTGACCCTATGGCAGTTGTGGATAACAGAGCCCGAGTCTTTGGTGTCACGGGCCTTCGTGTCGTGGACGCTTCTGCCGCGCCTTTGCTGCCGCCTGGTCATCCCCAGAGCTGGATCTACGCGTTAGCGGAGAAGATCTCGTCCCATATTCTCAACGAAGACTAG